From the Dunckerocampus dactyliophorus isolate RoL2022-P2 chromosome 12, RoL_Ddac_1.1, whole genome shotgun sequence genome, one window contains:
- the LOC129191401 gene encoding uncharacterized protein LOC129191401 → MDELRARITAQREIRECCVLTFTETWLTGDIPDSAIQLESFAAYRGDRTLASGKHRGGGVCVYVNKRWCTDVQTMEKHCSQDIELLMVKCRPFYLPHKTKEMIIDPRTREKEPHRPLFIGETEVERVKTFKFLGTHISEDLTWSHNTQQILKKSQRRLYFLRRLRKFGMSTTILSCFYRCTIESVLTASITVWYGNCTTRDRKALQRVIKTSQNIVGAALPSLQDIYTSRVLRRTHNLIKDSTHPQHSLFTLLPSGRRYRSLKSRTTRLANSFYPQAIRLLNEALRHATRNTHS, encoded by the exons atggacgaactacgagcaaggattacagctcaacgtgagatcagggaatgctgtgtcctcaccttcacagaaacctggctgacgggggatataccggactcggcgatccagttggaatcatttgctgcttaccggggagatcggactttagcgtctggtaaacacagaggtggcggcgtctgtgtttacgtaaacaaacggtggtgcacagacgtacagacgatggaaaagcactgctcgcaggacattgagctgctgatggtgaaatgcagacctttttatttacctc ataagactaaagagatgatcatcgacccaagaacaagggaaaaggagccacatagacccctgtttattggtgagactgaggtggagagggtgaaaaccttcaagttccttggcacacacatcagcgaggacctcacctggtctcacaacacccaacaaattctgaagaagtcccaaaggagactgtacttcctgagaagactgaggaaatttggcatgtccaccacaatcctgagttgcttctacagatgcaccatcgaaagtgtccttaccgcctccatcactgtttggtacggtaactgtacaacacgtgataggaaggcactccagcgggtgatcaagacctcacagaacattgttggggcagccctcccctcactgcaagacatttatacatctagagtcctacgcagaacacacaacctcatcaaggacagcacacatccacaacactcattattcacactcctgccatcaggcagacgctacaggagtttgaagtccaggaccacaaggctggcaaacagcttttacccacaggccatcaggcttctcaatgaagcactcagacacgccacacgcaacacacactcatag